In Silurus meridionalis isolate SWU-2019-XX chromosome 23, ASM1480568v1, whole genome shotgun sequence, the genomic window TGTACTCGAAGGTCCCGTTTAGGTAGTGAGCGCTGGAGGACATGCCCCCCGTGGTGCGCTGCTCCTCCTCCGGGTACATGGGGGAGAGCTTGAGGGAAGCGAGAGACGCCGAATACCCTTCTAGCTCGCTCCTGCGTCGATGCCTGGCACCAGCCGGAGCTTCAGAAGAAGCCTGCTCTCCAGACATCACCGTGGAAACACACACGCATAGAGGAGACAACTTGCATGACTTTCAGAGCACACActcgagttttttttttcctttctttctttttcttttctactaACCCCCCTCTgccgctctctctctgtctgtctcactcactctctcactcactctgtcCTTCCTCTCTCGCTTTCGCCCGAgctcctcctacacacacacacacacacacacacacacacacacacacacacaagaccaATGTCTAATATTTCTCAGCCCCTTTTCCAGTTTTATGTCTTTGcttttaattgaattttgaTATTGCACCAGTGTCATTCATTCAAATGCAGTTTGGTTTATTActacaattcaattcagttcaatttaattcaattctatccaatttttatttgtataacgaATTGTCCCAAAGTGACTTTAtaggttataaagttggaatcTTTGTCAATTTCTTGCCTACAAATGTAACctctataagtttatccctaatgaccaaatacaactttttattttaagacaATTTCAATTAATTCTTATTAAATATCAGAgggaataaatcaaatttgaacacattcacagctgatggaaaaatgaaaacaaacaaacaaacaacaacaacaacaacaaaaacaacaaaaaactcacAGAATATGTgcatcaacctttttttttttttttacagttgacCACAGCTTTCCTGATGCATCTCTCTCCTtgtctgcatctctctctctctctctctctctctctctctccattttttCAAGGCAAACAATCCAAAAGACACGACTCGTGGGTCGATCCGAGTGGCAGCACTCCAGACCAGGTCATCGCAACCAGGTAAACAAGCGTCAGGAGGTCAGCACATCGTTTAGCTGCCAGACCCTTTCCCAGGAGACCGGTCTAaacagaggaaaagaggaggaaaaaagagagagagagagataaagaaggTTTCAGGCCCCATTCTGCCACCTGATGATTACATATTACAAAATCTGAGACTGGGGAAGAAAAAACATCTGTTTATCCTGTTGTTCGATatgcaggaggaaaaaaaggagaagtgaatgagaaaaaaaatccctgctTGATATTTATGAACACAGACAGGACGGTGAAATGGAAAGGAAGTGGGCGAAAGTTCTGAGAAGGTTATCGGTATGAAAGGAAGGACAGCGTGGAAAGAATGAGTCATTGTATATGAAGAGAATGATCAACAATTAATGTGTGTGACATTATTTAAAgaattaacacatttttgaCTTATATTCAAGTTACAATTTAGAAGCAACTTAAATTTCTACGCACTTCACCAAATAATAAGTTCTGTTCAGTTTTATTGAATTTGACGACTCTGTTGTGGGAAGCGTGTGGGTTTGAGGTTCTATAAATATTCGTATTGGTTACATGATGACCCGAGTGACAGACGAGGTTTCATCCTTCagcatgatttattttaaaccaaTAAATTTACTTTCGATCTGTGAGTCAGTCGAAAAGTCAATATTTCATTAGGACTTTAATTAGATTTCTACTGCAATGAGATTTCAATCCACAGACGCttcaatcaaaaacaaaatgccGTGACGAAATGTTTCTGGAACCAAACCGAGATTCGTTATTTTACGCTACagcattttgttatatttttatccgtttatagttacattgaAGGCTGTAGAATGTCTTCATATCTTCTTCCGctattcagtaaaaaaaattaatggcaCTACAGACTCCTTTCATTAACACTAAATAACCATTTCACAAAatcctcatgttttttttactattaaagcTGCTGCTTCAAATAATCAatacctcctgaccaatcagaatccagaatggTATAACTGTGAATGCTGCTCCGagtgaatactggattgtgattggctggaaggagttgaGAGAGTTGAGAGAGAGCGCAGGAGTTTGTCAGCATTCTAAACGAATGCGCTGCATATAGACAAcggtaaccatagtaacatctaTTTCCAGTGCCATCCAGAGCGACATAGCTGTTACTGGGCTCCATGGAGGATTATTGCGTGTTTTTTGGTGGACAATTTTCATAAACGACTCGAAGATGAATTTGGAGACTGAGAAGACACCAGAGGTTTTGAAaatgcttgtaaaaaaaaacaggagaaataaactcaggaccacaggttacAATTCAAGCTCATAAGATGAGTCTCCTCAATTGTAGGAGGtctctattttcttttaattacagATCATAAATATGTGTCATCTgatggcactactttatctctggTTGTGATTTCGGAGCAGTTTTGCTCTGCAGACATCAGTGACAGCTTGAACTCCTCAACGATGGAAAGTGACCGTGGCATAAGGTGATAATCCACAGCGAAGACCTGAGACCTTACACCATTCTAACCTTCTCCGCTTCACCTCGGGacgttcttcacctccacatcatgcaCTCGTAGCAGACGAAAAGATGTTCCAAAGCTCATTTAGTTGCAATGACATGACATCTATTCAGCTATACAAATATTTGACACAAAGATTAGACGTCCAATCAGAGGTCAATCGAACGAGCAGGCACCGAATCCAATATCCACAGACACCTTTTACCCTTTGTTCACCAGAACAGCGCACTCTCAGTGACGCACTCGAGGTTTCGTACCGGGTCACTTTTTCCAACaacaattccaaaaaaatacagaatgcaatgttttgcaaatctcatattttattcacaaaaaaaaaaagttaattacattaaacagcagaaatgtatcattttaaaaacaaaaactaggGTCGTTTTGAATTTTATGGCTgcaaaacgtaaaaaaaaaattcagtataACTAACAAGGAGGTGCTGGAAGTATATTTTGCGACTAATGAGGTTgattgacagcaggtcagtaagatgatcgGGTATAAATAGTGAATCTTAGAGAGTCTTTATTGACTCAACTTCAATCTGTGGAaatgtgtctacaaattgttgaacaatttcagaataatgtgcCTCAACAACAACTTGCAAAGACTAAATATCATCatctaaaaactttctttcggcttctcccattagggggcgccacagcagatcatctgcatgtttgatttggcacgtttttacgctggaggcccttcctaacgcaaccctccccatttatccgggcttgggaccgccactaaggtttgtgcaaccctaatggctggggttggttccctgaccggggatagaacccgggccgcagcggtgagagcgcggcatcctaaccactagaccaccagggaaccaactgtttatcatcatctacagtagaTAATATCGGAAAAAGGTTTCGCCACCTCTGGCGATCCTGGGTTAAAGAATATTTGGCACTCTGACAATAAATGCGCCATTGATCCCTTCTGACCAGTATCCCTCAACCCCCAGGTATAAAGTGGGCAGGGCTAATCTGGGGGGAAAAAGCTAGCGTGATTAGCGCTCGAACAATATCTTTAAATGTGAATGGAAGTTTAATTCCTGAAAGCAGTGAGAagactttttgtttttgcctttaaaacGAGAATTTCCTGGATGATCTTCAACAACCTACTCATTACCTTTGTTAACCAAGACAACAATGTTATGACTAGCGTCAGAGCTAATGTCGTTCTGAGTTACTCTCCATTCCGATTGGTCGGGAGGATGTTGATTGGCGCTTTCATATCAGTGCATCTGAAATCGCTTATATAGCAGCAGCTCGTTCGTTAGGATGCTCCATAAGATGATGCttgtttcatgtttatttggaaggagtctccagtgtcagaagaACAGATGATGAGGGATTgcttatagctgctataatgtaaatgagaacaggaatgtgtgtgttggcaaattatttttaaatatgtattaatcACCAAATATAGatcaaagtttgtggacacctgaccaaaagattGGTATATGGTACATCTCATTCTACATAGGGTTGCCAGTTGCTcctaaaataacctccactcttctttgaAGATGCTCCTTGGGATTTGTGTGAGAGACACCATCATCCAcgagggtgttggtaaagtcagatactgtaGGTGTATgtaggtgatgaggcctggagagttcacattcattccaaagatgatcaatagggttgaagctctttcgcaggccacttaagatcttccactccaacccatgtaaatcatatcttcatgaagctggctttgaaCGCAGAGGCATCGTCATGAATTGAGGGGAAACCTTCATGCCACCAAAAACATCCAAAACAATTACATGCCTGTAATTAGGTGAAGTTTGGAGAAGATCCACATacgggtggaaaagtcaggcgtcccaatacttttgtcaatatagtgtatgtttcaTATTATAAATTGCTATAAAGCTACTGCACACGTTTCGGTCTCTGCTTCGTCATGCATCTCGATGAGAATTTGccacattatatttattctcAGGCCGTGTCCCAAATACAGAGTTAACACTAAATCCCCGTACCACCATTTGAAACACAACCCACCTTCTAAACTACTCAATACTTCGGTCCAGAGCTTAAATTTAATTccgtttttactgtatatactgctTGTGAGAATGCTCACAAATGCCATGCAAattaccccacacacacacacacgccagcAGAACTTGCATTATTATACAATTCATACAAAAGCAGCAGCGAGTCCATTAAACCCCTTTACATCCATTTAAACAAGAATGTAAaccatttaacaaaaacaaaaaaaaaaaaaaaaaataccattcaGTAGAGTTCAGTCGCGGCAGCGTGgttgagacagagagtgtgtgagtgtgtgtgtgtgtgtgtgtgtgtgctggagacATTGATACCCCTCTGTCCCATTCCTCCCCACCTGAACCATCACGATCTCCGCACCCCCCCTTTTACACTGGATGGAAAAATCTTTAATTTACCTGAAGTCTCACAAATTCGTTTCAGGTTAAACTTCTCAAAGAAGAATGTAGAAATattcagcacaaaaaaaatatattacatggTTAAACTTGTAGAGCAGCAGGAACTCAAGGTGACtggttattacatttataataaaatctatCGTAATGTGAATCATACGGACAAACGTATGGGGGCACCTAAACCTTTTGctcttataagaacctccactcttctgggaagatgttccactagattttgtggagatttgtgctcattcagctacgaaggagtaaagtcgggtactgatataggtgagaaggtgaggaggcctgagctTCAATACctttaacatttacagcattgggttAAGGTCCGTAACTCAAGgccccagcagtagcagcttagcgtggctgggatttgaactcacgaccttcaaGAATAAGAGTCCAACGCCATAACCAGAtctagatcttccactccaaagccatgtaaagcagatcttcacggtGCTGGCTGTGTGCACAGGGGTGTCGTCATGCTGGAAtgggtttggatctcctagtttaaatCAAGGAAAATTTTCAATTCGTTCTTTTGACTTTGTTTGGGTTTAAAGAGTACTGTCGAGAACATTTTGTGAATATTAATCCCTAAAATGTTGCTCCGTTCCTCTGTTGGCCTTCAACCTGCgatttgattggtcagaattgtAAAGGGTCTAACACTGGAAATGGTCTACGTGTTTTGTAAGTTGGTAAAACCACAAATGAAGTCACGCTGTTTGGATTAACGACATCTTGAACATCGAAACAGAAACGAGTCGTGGAGGTCCCAGCAAGAGATCGTTCTGAGGATCCTCTGTGTACATGGAGTCACTTGTGTGAGAAATTATTGACGgagaaatgaattaaattagaGATTATTCTAGATTTTAATGAATcactcatttcttttctttggtATTGATTTTCTTGACATCTTTAGGAACCCTGCTGCTGCTCTTCAAACGGACTGCAGAACTGAATGACTGCATATTTGCCGCTGGTCATCCACTCCGTATCCTGAGCGGCGAGTTTCTCCGCCTGGCCCGGCTCCAACCCGACCTGCACGTTCGCCTTCAGAGTCCTGAGGCTGCACAGCGGAGCAGGCAGGAAGCCCCTGAGCGCTCGTCCGAAGGGCACCGTGTGCTCCCAAGCTCTGTCTCCGGTCAGCCGCCGGTAGTTCAGATCCCCTTTAAACAGGATCAGATCGGATCTCTGGAGGGTCGAGTAGAGATCCGGCGCGTCCGCCGGCATGTCACAGAACTCATGCGGTAAAGTCCAAAAAGGATGCTCGTGATACGTCCACGCTCCGTCTTTCACGTGGCGCTTCCACTGGACGCCGCAGGACGACATGTGCTTGTGATTGGACGCCGCGGTTTGCGACGTGGTCCAGTCGAAATCACGACTGGTGACGTCAGACACGAACCACGGGATGGATTTTCCGTGGAAATGCACTTCCTTGGCCAAACCCACGGAGACCATGAAATCTGCGAGGACCAGATCGGTGACTAGCTCGAAGCCGGCGTTGTCTAGGATGATGTCCAATCTGACGCCGGTCTTCTCCTGTCCTCCAGGACTTTGTTTAGATGTTAACACGGACCAGACCTTATCCGAATCGTCCACTAGGATGAAGTGACGCAGATCAGGTAAGGAATGGATCGGGCTGGTCTTCTGAGAGTTCTCCTGGCCGGCTGAGATTGATAAATCACACCTGTTTCCCCAAAGGGACACCTGAGAggacaaaatgaataaaagatcaAAGAAGAACGTTTTGAGACACAATGGCTATGAAGATGCACATCAGATTAGTGTTTGAAATTCATCTTCAGTTTTTCATATTTTGGGTAATATAAAAAGAGTCAAATAGGAGAGTCAAATTAGACCAAACGTCCTCACACGGTACGTAAAGAGGAATGCATAgaatatcatattatatatatattttttttttttaaatcaatcaaaTAGAAAAAAGTTGCACTAGAACACCCCGGACAGACTACAGCTGATGTACGGACGTTCTGCGCTTGCGTGAGAAAACATTACTCtctcataccagcaggtggcagtagtctgtatccAGCATCCAAACAGACAGCATTACTCCACAGCCGACAGTCAGCTCGGTGTGTCTCGAGCTTCAAGTTCTTATCATTCGTTCTAAATCTAACACTTATCTATTTCATTGGTTAAATGTGATGCTGCTTTTGGAGAGAAAATACGCAGAAGTTTAAAGTAGTGAGCCTTCAAACAGCTGTTTATGATGACgggagagaaaaaataaataaacaaacaaacaaaaataaataaaaaaatcatatcagTCATCAGCAGCCCTGTTTTCTAAATATCGGCATCAGCcagaaaaaaactcaaatatatacacactgatgaGTCAtaacattttatcctcaaagttgatgttagaagcaggaaaaatgggcgaacGTAAAGATatggatttgagcgagtttgatcaattgtgacgtctagacgtctgggttaGAGCGTCGCTAAAACTGCAGCAGGGATGTTCCTGGTATTGAGTGCtcaatatctatcaaaagtgctccaaggaaggaacagtggtgaaccggcgaagACTGATCCGTGTGCTCGGGTCCAACagactgctgaagaagttcatgctgttgatgctcgacgggtcacgcaaaaggtggaccaacacaatattagacagaaGGTCATAATGTTACGGCTGATCGATGTACACAAACTATTGGGACTTTCCcagtggttcttcctcaaacttctTGAAAACAAGTAACATTTGGTCTGGATATACTGAAGATATTTAGATaggagagatatatatatatatatatatatatatatatatatatatatatatatatggtcttTATGCTGACCTGCAGAAATGTAAGGAAGTGTTCGAAGAGCCATTTCCTGTTTGCGTTATCAGCGGAGACGAGGCTCTCACGCAGGAACGTGCACAGCGAGATGATCGCTTGCTGAGACTCGAAAAAACTTTGCGTCTTCCCTTCTTTAAAGACGTCGAAATCGCAGATTGGTGGACTTTtgtgggagagaaaaaaaaaggaaagtttattgattatttcacAGCTGAAACATGTAGGTGGCGCTGTAACTCTGGATGTAGATCAGCATCCATAGCATAGCGTATATTTCTCACCTGAAGTACAAGGCCTCCTGGATCTTCCTATACATGTAACACTCAACATAGAGCCAAGGTGACTTGAACCAGCTGACCAGCTGCCCATTCTCCATCAGGTCCTGCTGTCTCTGAAGGTACCGGTTCCAGGCTTCGGTATCGTCCGCGGAGTCGGTCAGGGGCAGCACGGGTTTGTCCGTCTGCAGCTCGTTCCTCATCTTGGACAGGAAGGAGATGGCTCTTTTCTCTGCGTCCACGCCGACCTGTTAAAGCAGACGCCGTTACGACGGGAAGTGAAATAACTAAAAGTTTTATTACATCCTAAAATCCCAAACCGGGACTGAAACGAGTCTTTTTTTACTTCCTCAGAACTTTTCCTTGTGTTGATATTTTCCTGGTGAATTTTTACACAACTCACAGATTTTCACTGTAAAATCAATGACCTGCTATAATATCATACAGtagtatgcaaatgtatgtgcACCCCTGGTCAAATgacaaattgcttttttttttttttttttattattattacaacaagCTATTATGTAgagatttgaattaaaaaaagaaaatccttttCAGGTCTCAGGTTTGCATTATCAGTTTGATCAGTTTGATCAAACACTTACGCTCTTAGTATTGAGGTAAAATAATTGCTGTTTTTGAGAGTAAATCAGCGTGAACTGATCAGGATAAGGAAATATGGTTAGTAATCCAGGGTTAGAAAAAGCCCAAAACCCAGAATTACTTCAGGCACGTGACGGTTCATAACGTACGCGCTCGAgactctttatttttatttttacctccCCGTGTTTCTGAAAGAAGTCGTTCTTGGTGCGGTGAATGGTATCGATGACTTTGGTCAGGATCGTCGGCAGCCTGTCTCTTACAGTCAGATACGCAAAAGATCTTGggggaagagagaaaaaaataagagacACAAAAGGTACaggtgagaaaacaaaaaaagtgtttcagGTCACGTGACTATAAATTTAGTAAAcactaattttacattttaatgcgtCATGTTTTTGATAGATAACATTCATTCTGATCTCTACATcagattagaaaataaatataaggcAGGAAATGTAGACGTAATGACATCAGAACATGCcgtagtgtgtttttgtgtgtaataatcaattttttactttaactgtgAAATTGTGTTGATATTTTTAGGGGGATAAGAAATTATTTTCCTTACCATCTcttagaaatagaaatattagatagatagatagatagatagatagatagatagatagatagataaattaaataatataataaaacagtatCTATGTAactgtgtataataaataaaataaaaatctttattgctttagatttttaaagatttaattaattaattaaaataattaattgcttctatttatttatttttgctttccctctccttgatatatatatataattttttttaattaaaagcacaaaatgtaatttaattgaaacatttatcattattattattattattattattattattattattattataattaataatattattaataataataataatatatattttatatatattttatatctgacATTATTTGGTTATATTgattaaaacaattaatatttataatttataaaacattattatattaataagaaAACCTGTTCCCTGGTCGAAAATAAATTCTACTCCATTCTACATAATATCTGCAGAACACCAACACAATCCCAAATATCTCTCCCTCCCTACATATGTGCACTACAGAGGGTGTATAGTCCATGTTCCTACGCGCCCTACCTAGTGCACTACTACACAATAGGCACCGGTTTAGGATTCAGCCCACTGCAGAACACTCACAACAAGCGCTCCGAGCGTCAAATAAATATGATCTTCTATGTTACAGCGCTAAAAGTCTAGACAATATTATAAACGTGAAAATAAACCTGTCATTAAGTGTAACTCTGCCCACATACCCCTCGAATTTCGCAGACAGCGACGGTGGAGGAATAAAAACGTGATCCGCCGCCATCTTGGCTAACGCTAACAGGAAGTCGTTGTGATTTCCAACACACAACTTTACTTAAACTTGTTGACTAACAATTATACAAAAAACCCACTGCGACTTATTTTAGTTGTGATTGCTTAAATCCAGTATAGTTCTAGTATATTATTAAACACTTTAATATTCGAAACAAAGTAATATCTTTATTAGAAAACGTTACTTAAAATGACTTTTTAATCACCAGAGCGCTTTTTGCTTCACGCTAGTGGACAACACTGACCTCTGGCGATCGTGTCATGAAGTGCAGCAACTACTGAACTCAAATGCTGTGATAAACAAAATAAGCTATAAAATTCAGACTATTctctttaaaataatatataaatattatatatatatatatatatatatatatatattgtaatagaagtatataatataacatgttaattCAATAATGTAGGTAAAAAAAAcgttcacaatcacacacacacacacacacacatatatatatatatatatatatatatatatatatatatatatatatatatatatatatatatatatatatattaggagtAACATTTATAATTTCCTGCTTTTATACACATGGAGTAGGATTTCATGAAATGTAGTTAGAGATTAAGACTAAGATTTGCTTTAGACACAAAtgcaaccaatcaatcaaacaattaatcaatatatatataaaatgttcaccttaataaatttttatttgctcatttaagtattttactgtactgtatgtgttcgTGTGTGATTTGTctaataattcattatttttttatcatttattttctagaattatatgaatattataatcaataattattatttattattattattatccctAATCAGTCACATGACTGGGTCTTAGTCAGGGTTCTGTTGTTGTTTACTTCTGTGTGATGAACTTTTTCTGTATTTCATTCTGGATTAGAAAACCATCTGGATTTTCAATATCAGAGCTGTGAAGaactttctcactctttctcactTCGCtttgtactctgtgtgtgtgtgtgtgtgtgtgtgtgtgtgtgtgtgtgtgtgtgtgtgtgtgtgtgtgtgagagagatgtccACATttcctgacttttttttgtctgaagttGTGCTTCCTCTAAAGCTCATATCCTGCTACACGTCTGCACAAAACCCTCCTCGTCCGGGCGTTGTTCAAGAATCTGTGCTGTTGGAAATGAAGCTCAGAGGTTTCTGGTCTCTTTTACAGTCAAAACACATGGgagaaaatattcaaatatctctctcacacacacacacacacacacacacacacacacacccttaacATGACCAAACAGTCTCACCAGGACATAGAAAACTCAAACAGTGAACTTTAGCAGGATGTTTCACTCGACTCAGTAGTTGAAAATCAACTGCGCTAGCAAATAACAATGCTAAGAATGCTAGCTGACTGACAGCACCATTTATAACACTTCATCAGCTTTCTCTTAATTTAACGCCCTGGAGGCTTTTACGCTTCACCCCTTTCTCTTCACACAAGCTTCCAAACCGGTGTAGGACTTACACCAGACTAATGAGGACAAGACATCGTTTATCTTTCTCTATACACTTCCACATGAACCAAACCTGAGAAGATTCTCCTGAGAGTGACTCGGAATCGCCGGGAAACACAAAAAGATCACTTTAACACCCTTTAACTCGGGCGATTATCCTGGTCATGTTGTACACAAGGGGAGAGAAACGATTGTTGGTGGATCTACACAGAAGATCTCAAAAGATTATAACGACACTGAGCTAGCTAAGAATTAGCAATGAAGAAACGATCTTATGCTTCTGTCACGTTCAGCAAACAAACTAACGTAAATTAACGGATTAATCGGTGAGAAGACGACTAAACCGATGATGCGTCCTCGTCCCCTGAAGATCTCATGAGCGGTGTAACTAGCGTTGTAACTAGCGGTGTAGAAGAACTCAGCTAAAGCTAGCAGGAGAACATGGCGGTGTTTTGTAATTACATATTCGTGTCAgatttatacaatatacatgTTTTTAATTACGTTTATGATATTTAGTCAATAAAAAGGCGGTGGGagtgtaaatatatatgacTACAATATACATATAAGAAATATTTAGATGATCGAATAAACCGTCTCGGAATTTTAGTTTAGCCAAAACGTTAGCAAATAAAACCTATTATACATGAATAGAAATAATACaatatcattttaatataaaaaacgGTTTTATTCTGCATAAATaatcttattttattaataacatcGCGTAGTTTTgtaaatgctaatgctaatcattataagttaaaataaatatatttaacatcagaaaactattaaataaactataaactaaGTGTCCAGTCAGGAAAATTATGTTTTTAGACAATTGtgataataacaaacaaacattatattatatagtattatagtataatatagtatataataaaaacaaactaacattatattatatagtatgtaaaaaaacaaacattatatataatataatataatatataattaaaaacagactagcattatatattatagtatgtaaaaacaaacattgtattatatagtatataatataatataatataatatagtatataatataaacaaactaacattatatattatagtatgtaaacaaacacacattatattatattatattgtatataatagaaCA contains:
- the armt1 gene encoding damage-control phosphatase ARMT1, translated to MAADHVFIPPPSLSAKFEGSFAYLTVRDRLPTILTKVIDTIHRTKNDFFQKHGEVGVDAEKRAISFLSKMRNELQTDKPVLPLTDSADDTEAWNRYLQRQQDLMENGQLVSWFKSPWLYVECYMYRKIQEALYFSPPICDFDVFKEGKTQSFFESQQAIISLCTFLRESLVSADNANRKWLFEHFLTFLQVSLWGNRCDLSISAGQENSQKTSPIHSLPDLRHFILVDDSDKVWSVLTSKQSPGGQEKTGVRLDIILDNAGFELVTDLVLADFMVSVGLAKEVHFHGKSIPWFVSDVTSRDFDWTTSQTAASNHKHMSSCGVQWKRHVKDGAWTYHEHPFWTLPHEFCDMPADAPDLYSTLQRSDLILFKGDLNYRRLTGDRAWEHTVPFGRALRGFLPAPLCSLRTLKANVQVGLEPGQAEKLAAQDTEWMTSGKYAVIQFCSPFEEQQQGS